The genomic segment AATACCTTCTTCACCGCCactaaaaaaaacagttatggGTTCAATGCCTTGGCAACCTCGTCCAATGCCTCCACGACCTATTGATGCACCCCAGCAAAAATCCCCTAGGCCACTAGGGCTAAGACCTAGGATGTATGCTGATAATGTAACCCTTAAACAAGACCCTATGGCAGGAGTAAGAATCtatttgaaatttcatattatttaaaaacattaattttatgcatttttttaaggtGCAACAAATTACAGAAGGTCTTAAAAATTTGGGTGCAGgtaatatatcttttatataGTCTGTTTTAACACTTTCACTGCTATGGACGTACTAGCTTCAGACATACTATTACGTTCctttatccataaaataaaatagaaaaaaaagtaagtaatttaacaagaaaaaagtttctgttttcatttttgtattaatgtaaataatataaatattaaatacacatttaaatcattattatttgaagacCAAAATTACAACACTTCTAACTATAGAATGTGTCACCATGCTGACCCTGTTGAGTACCGTTGTCGTATAGATTTAAAACCTAAAATGCAAgccaataaacatatatttttttaatttctacataatatgacttaacaacaaaaaaattgatcatttaagaatatgagaaaaaaaatgaaattaatttagcaGAGAATGGAATTTTAGGGAAAAAAGTTTAGCAGtgaaaagataaaattaataaaatctaaatgatAACCaacttatgtcttatatttaAGGAGATGTACAACTATATAGTACCGTTAGGGTGTGGAGCAGTACGAGGGCGAAAACAGATtggttttgaacattttagaacACCAAGACCTCAATCATCATTGGGTGATATTGGAAAACAAGGTAataggtttaatattttaatacaatttttatttttttttttgtaatatctagaaaatattatattacacatttataagaGAATCATCTAGACTCTAGAATGTAAGGTTATAACActgttaaaaatcgaaaaatgcatattatattttaattaaatttgctgGATATAATATGGCAAATTAATATGTGATTATTTCTCCAAAAAACGTTCACCACATTTTTGAAGGCTTGGCACCAGCTTTTAGTATGTGCTCATATTCCTTTTGCTCcatccccccccccttaatcacATTACCACAACATTGATCTCTTTGACGTGGTAACCTTACTTTCTGGTCagtgttcataatatatacaatttatattatattacataatacaccttcacattataatttatagaaaaaatttattttaaaatactatctgGCTCGTGTATTAGAGTTAAAATGTACTATACTAAATAATGTTTGCACCAAgggcttttaaatttttaattttaaagaacaaaaattagatgatgatattaataaatattaaaaatatgaaaagagTATACCTAGGTGTTTTTTACAtgtaattttgtcaacattttataactgaaaaaaacaaatgaaaatatttattgtgaaatagatatttaaattgattatactgtacaataattgtttctctaatatttagaaatatgctTAGGTTTgaacaataatagtatttacttgtgattatgaattatgatacttCAGGAACTTCTGGACAGCCAGTAAAATTgttggcaaattattttccaatcaCCTCATATACAAATTGGTGTTTATATCAATATCGAGTTGACTTCGGTCCCGAAGAGGATAGAATTTCTACTAAAAGAGAATTATTAGCTCAGCATCAAAAACTTTTAGGAGGATATTTGTTTGACgggaacatattattttctagcaCCCGATTTGATACACCTGTAAGTTGTTGTATAAAGTTAACCCTTTCACTGCTCCAGACGTATTATTAAGtacctgtattttatattattaacatttaccaataaccataaaataataaaaaaaaaacctgtaagtcattattttaaatttaaataaattataatttattgttagataataataatgtaaaataataaaatattgataaataataataatgtaaattaatataaaattgttaaatacctaattcaaaataaaataaaaaatttatattttattgtacgttGCATACACAGGTTGCAGAGCATAAATAGTAAAACAGTGAAAAGGTTAATGATACATAAactacatatcaccatggcaaccatttacatacaaaacattccatcggaaattttagaatattatataattggttgccatggtaacacGGAGATACACACCGatgaaaatctcaaaataatatataattggttaccATGGTAAaatggacacacacactgacacacatacattcatttttatatatatagatttattatgaccccttaaaattgtttttagattgATATGGTTCTTACAAAGAAGTACatacttaactataataatttattttaattattgtagacctaaattaacataatattgattacTGTATTAGAAATGGAACATAACAATTCATGGTGGCAGGCAACCGATGTtgatttcgaaaaataaaaatctgtaaGACGATTTGGAGTTGAAGATACTTTGGTTTATCTTGTTCCAGAACTATGCCTCATGATGGCTGGTATAACTGATGCCATGAGGtagataaatttgtatttaattcaaaacttttttatttgatgtgcattatcttgttttaaattatagaaataatttcacACTCATGAAAGATATGGCCCACGTGAATCCCAAATTACGTATGGAAAGATTAACAAACTTTGCAAATAGACTTCTTTCTACACCagaggtaaattattatttgtatagctagttgtttatttattatttttaatttaatttttattttagtctgTAACCGAATTGAAAAGATGGAATCTGACATTAAGTAACAAGTTGGTTGAACTCACTGGCCGTACATTAACCAGAGGTAATTTATAGTCGTTCTAAAGACTATAATTGTGGCGAAGAAGCTGATTGGACAAGGCATATACGCTCATTACCAATGTTCACCTCTGCCATTGTGAAACATTGGACCATTCTAGCTCCGAAAGACTGTCTCCGTGAAGTAGAAGCATTTGCTCAAAGTCTTGCAAGAGCAGCACAAGGCATGACATTTGTACTACCCAGGCctgttatgtaaatatatttttaatttattcattttttgaaagcttacaaatataatatttagattccCTATGGCTGATGggaaatcaaatacatttttaaacgatCTGGAAAAAGTAATTAATGAATCGAATCCATCATTGATTTTATGTGTTATTCCGTCAGCACGTGGTGATATGTATAGTATGATTAAAAGAAAACTATGTATTGATAGAGCCGgtatatttctaatatatatatgatattattgattttataaaattaaatgaatttatgatgaatttttattttcagtaccGTCCC from the Acyrthosiphon pisum isolate AL4f chromosome X, pea_aphid_22Mar2018_4r6ur, whole genome shotgun sequence genome contains:
- the LOC103309201 gene encoding LOW QUALITY PROTEIN: piwi-like protein Siwi (The sequence of the model RefSeq protein was modified relative to this genomic sequence to represent the inferred CDS: inserted 5 bases in 3 codons; deleted 2 bases in 1 codon), which translates into the protein MYNYIVPLGCGAVRGRKQIGFEHFRTPRPQSSLGDIGKQGTSGQPVKLLANYFPITSYTNWCLYQYRVDFGPEEDRISTKRELLAQHQKLLGGYLFDGNILFSSTRFDTPKWNITIHGGRQPMLISKNKXSVRRFGVEDTLVYLVPELCLMMAGITDAMRNNFTLMKDMAHVNPKLRMERLTNFANRLLSTPESVTELKRWNLTLSNKLVELTGRTLXPEVIYSRSKDYNCGEEADWTRHIRSLPMFTSAIVKHWTILAPKDCLREVEAFAQSLARAAQGMTFVLPRPVIFPMADGKSNTFLNDLEKVINESNPSLILCVIPSARGDMYSMIKRKLCIDRAVPSQVVLLKNVQKNHMSICTKIAIQINCKLGGAPWLVTIPKKGMMIVGFDVCHDSQQKNLSFGALVSTMNDAHTSYFSCVEPHESGEELSVHFATGISKALAKYRTKNGALPTSIIVYRDGVGEGQISHVHKTEVRLLQTACEQLYGKSSVPLAFVIVTKRISTRFFALSNRGAXENPLPGTIIDSVVTDPSRYDFFLVSQHVRQGTVTPTHYQVIEDTLGLPPNIMQRLTFKLTHMYYNWSGTVRVPAPCQLAHKLAFLTGQSLRRSPNLGLDELLYFL